In one Fusarium keratoplasticum isolate Fu6.1 chromosome 5, whole genome shotgun sequence genomic region, the following are encoded:
- a CDS encoding RRM domain-containing protein, translating to MSRGGTTLYVTGFSHGTRARDLAYEFERYGRLVRCDIPAPRSTSSRLFAFVEYEDRRDADDAYHEMHNKRIGRDDILKIEWARTPPSASWRFESGRDRDRRGGGRSPRRGRSPSPRRSTREYSPRKDERRDRDRDYDRDSRRDRDRSRSPDHRDRERDSKDERDDRDRRENGVNGDERKPLDSPPPAHDDLDVAE from the exons atgtctcgCGGTGGCACCACTCTCTACGTGACCGGCTTTAGCCACGGCACCCGCGCTCGCGACCTCGCCTACGAGTTCGAACG CTATGGTCGCCTTGTGCGTTGCGACATTCCAGCTCCTAGGTCGACGTCTAGCCGTCT CTTCGCATTTGTCGAGTATGAGGATCGTCgcgatgctgatgatgctTACCACGAGATGCACAACAAGCGCATTGGCCGTGACGACATCCTGAAGATCGAG TGGGCCCGCACTCCTCCTTCCGCATCCTGGCGTTTCGAGTCCGGTCGCGACCGGGACcgtcgtggtggtggccgcTCTCCCCGACGGGGACGTTCGCCCTCCCCTCGTCGCAGCACCCGCGAATACTCGCCTCGCAAAGACGAGCGACGTGACCGAGACCGCGACTACGACCGAGACAGCCGCCGCGATCGGGACCGCTCTCGCAGCCCCGACCACCG GGACCGTGAGCGTGATTCCAAGGATGAGCGCGATGACCGTGACCGAAGGGAGAACGGTGTTAACGGCGACGAGCGAAAGC CCCTGGACAGCCCCCCTCCTGCCCATGACGACCTCGATGTCGCCGAGTAA
- a CDS encoding 60S ribosomal protein L18-B → MGIDLNSHHVKGTHRSAPKSDNVYLKLLVKLYRFLARRTDASFNKVVLRRLFTSKINRPPVSLSRIVANINKEGEKRTVVIVGTVTDDNRLLEFPKVSVAALRFTSTARARIIAAGGEAITLDQLALRAPTGGNTLILRGPKNAREAVKHFGFGPHKHKKPKIESKGRKFERARGRRRSRGFKV, encoded by the exons ATGG GTATCGATCTGAACAGCCACCACGTGAAGGGCACTCACCGCAGTGCCCCCAAGAGCGACAACGTCTACCTCAAGCTCTTGGTGAAGCTCTACCGCTTCCTGGCTC GCCGAACTGACGCCTCCTTCAACAAGGTTGTTCTCCGACGTCTCTTTACGTCCAAGATCAACCGCCCTCCCGTTTCCCTGTCCCGAATTgtcgccaacatcaacaaggagGGTGAGAAGCGAaccgtcgtcatcgtcggcacCGTCACCGATGACAACAGACTCCTCGAGTTCCCCAAGGTGTCCGTCGCTGCCCTGCGATTCACCTCCACCGCCCGCGCCCGCATTATTGCTGCCGGtggtgaggccatcaccCTGGATCAGCTTGCTCTCCGTGCCCCCACCGGTGGCAACACCCTGATCCTCCGTGGCCCCAAGAACGCCCGTGAGGCCGTCAAGCACTTCGGCTTTGGCCCCCACAAGCACAAG AAGCCCAAGATCGAGTCCAAGGGCCGCAAGTTCGAGCGTGCTCGTGGCCGAAGACGTTCGCGCGGTTTCAAGGTCTAA